Proteins encoded within one genomic window of Candidatus Nezhaarchaeota archaeon:
- a CDS encoding flavoprotein has translation MSWSRNRLAWCLTGAGHHLFESIEVMEELASRGFEITVFISQAGLEVVRMYGLEKRLRAIADGSYYRELVTPSDGASCSKAGRLLMGMYRALIASPASANTVAKVVRGIADTPPTIAIAQALKGGVRVFIVPTDIEAEYETETPHMVDRLVCEVRRCKDCKPLTSCPTGAFELVEGLGHIDLSKCIGCSSCLRSCPFGAIKFRVKVKARSSPIDLENVEKLSIIKGVIVLRRPKDLLQRIEELISSH, from the coding sequence TTGAGCTGGTCTCGAAATAGACTAGCGTGGTGCTTAACGGGAGCTGGTCACCACCTCTTCGAAAGCATAGAAGTCATGGAGGAGCTTGCATCTCGAGGCTTCGAAATAACTGTCTTCATATCTCAAGCAGGCCTTGAAGTTGTTAGGATGTACGGTCTTGAAAAGAGATTGAGAGCCATAGCCGATGGTAGCTACTACAGAGAGCTGGTGACGCCAAGTGATGGAGCCAGTTGTAGCAAAGCTGGTAGGCTTTTAATGGGGATGTATCGAGCACTAATAGCGTCGCCAGCATCTGCAAATACTGTGGCGAAAGTCGTGAGGGGAATAGCGGATACACCGCCGACCATAGCTATAGCCCAAGCACTTAAGGGCGGTGTCAGAGTATTCATAGTTCCAACAGATATTGAGGCTGAGTACGAGACAGAGACTCCACACATGGTCGATAGGCTCGTGTGCGAAGTGCGTAGATGTAAGGATTGTAAACCGTTAACTTCGTGTCCCACAGGAGCTTTTGAGCTTGTAGAAGGTCTAGGTCACATAGACCTTAGCAAATGCATTGGATGCTCAAGCTGTCTTCGCTCGTGCCCTTTCGGAGCCATCAAGTTTAGAGTTAAGGTTAAGGCGAGGAGCAGTCCTATAGACTTAGAAAATGTGGAGAAATTGTCTATAATTAAGGGAGTTATCGTATTAAGGAGGCCTAAGGATCTATTACAAAGGATCGAGGAGCTCATAAGCTCACATTAG
- the rgy gene encoding reverse gyrase codes for MIHAIFRGLCPNCGGDITDDRLLAGLPCTNCLPDIKEVSAFMDLFKSSPLDFELKLGEFLEARGKLMGLKDYVNLARKLKDFEEFFSKITGKRMWSAQRTWAKRALSGLSFAIIAPTGVGKTLFAVALTLYYAKQGKKTLFVLPTIVLANQVYEWLKKYAENAMLNLGIIPLFGGHVKDKESAFDAIRKGQVDVVVTTPMSLAKNFNKMLGARFDLVAVDDVDALLRRSRNIDRVLNLMGFPQEDIDLAMRLIRERAKLLGLLRIGRKEKVEEVRAKLNEMSSKLKSSLAGNNYGQLIVLSATGRARGLRVKLFRELLGFEAGTIVEYMRNIQDCHLLVEGDKPEDLMGPVLDLVRKLGSGGLIYVSHDLGADYAQALTEYLVSNGIKAAFAKAGMRGIRKLIEDFARGELEVLVGVASYYGVIVRGLDLPERVRYALFVAVPKFKFTLDSKESHPIRLLQIMSVLQTIVEGDEAYRLARVVADMRRHALRLGYEEARLVTDALRKEVKLEGYLEEVRQLFASARELMNELLKREEVKKKFLESPVIDVREIDGKLYMFIPDVMTYIQASGRTSRMYTGGLTKGLSIVIYLPQDTNALNNLIKQTRIYIDDIQWKPLSEVDLERLMKEIDEDRVRVKKALIGEVEEVKEPVKSALMVVESPTKARTIANFFGRPSRRIIGPLRAFEVFAGNFLLSIIATRGHIYDLVMEDVGRYGVLLLSDRFIPIYGTLKRCKKCGYQFTLDSDVCPRCGSSSIVKSDDVVRALRRIANEVDLAFIATDPDVEGEKIGWDVACTIAPYLNEVRRGVFHEVTRRAIYEALNNPRDISISMVEAQLVRRIEDRWIGFSLSERLWNVFGKKWLAAGRVQTPVLGWIIERCEEWKRNITNYVIVDVEGGFRLYFDVPLSFKEVKELQSKIKESEVIVEDVVLEEVEVNPPPPFTTDELLYIASMKGFTSAETMKIAQELFEMGLITYHRTDSTTVSDVGRAIARDYLQERYGDEYKNWFVPRDWFKEGAHECIRPTRPIDASTLQRLIMDGSITTIVPLTMKHYRLYDLIFKRFIASQMRRALIVRARYKFSLEISGVKYFAEEEGIVEIKDPGFYDVLGYKLLNKLNKGDKCKIENVEIRRTSKVPLYREGDIVRLMRERGIGRPSTYSKIIEGLLRHGYVVKNKWGGLIATAQGKEVYKYLTENFGELVSEETTKELEEKMALIEVGKLDYQRVLKDLADQVNGLLKGVERVELVSK; via the coding sequence ATGATACACGCCATATTCAGAGGACTGTGCCCAAATTGCGGCGGAGATATAACAGATGACAGACTATTAGCTGGTCTACCATGCACTAATTGTTTGCCAGATATCAAAGAAGTAAGTGCGTTTATGGACCTCTTCAAGTCCTCACCCCTCGACTTCGAGCTAAAGCTTGGAGAGTTTCTAGAAGCTCGCGGAAAGCTTATGGGACTTAAGGACTACGTCAATTTAGCTCGTAAGTTAAAGGATTTCGAGGAGTTCTTCAGCAAAATCACGGGAAAGAGGATGTGGAGCGCACAGAGGACGTGGGCTAAGAGAGCCTTATCGGGCCTTAGCTTTGCCATAATAGCTCCAACAGGCGTTGGAAAAACGCTCTTCGCAGTTGCCTTAACGCTGTACTACGCTAAGCAGGGGAAGAAGACGTTATTCGTACTACCTACGATAGTGCTTGCGAACCAGGTTTACGAGTGGCTTAAGAAGTACGCTGAGAATGCAATGCTTAATCTAGGAATCATTCCATTATTTGGTGGTCATGTTAAGGACAAAGAGAGTGCGTTTGATGCCATAAGGAAAGGTCAAGTTGACGTCGTCGTAACAACGCCGATGTCTCTTGCTAAAAACTTTAACAAAATGTTAGGGGCAAGGTTCGACCTTGTTGCCGTCGATGACGTCGATGCCCTTCTAAGGAGGTCTAGGAACATCGACAGGGTCCTGAACTTAATGGGCTTTCCACAAGAAGATATCGACTTAGCCATGAGGTTAATTAGAGAGAGAGCTAAACTACTTGGGCTATTGAGGATCGGACGTAAGGAGAAAGTCGAAGAGGTTAGGGCCAAGCTCAACGAAATGAGCTCTAAGTTGAAGAGCTCGTTGGCTGGCAATAATTACGGTCAGCTCATAGTTTTAAGCGCAACGGGTCGAGCTAGAGGTTTAAGGGTTAAATTGTTTCGTGAACTATTGGGCTTCGAAGCTGGAACAATAGTTGAGTACATGAGGAATATTCAAGACTGCCATCTATTAGTAGAGGGGGACAAACCCGAGGACTTAATGGGACCGGTATTGGACCTCGTAAGAAAGCTAGGTAGTGGAGGACTGATATACGTCTCCCATGATTTAGGAGCAGACTATGCTCAAGCCCTTACAGAGTACTTGGTTTCAAATGGCATTAAGGCAGCATTCGCTAAGGCTGGCATGAGAGGTATAAGGAAGCTCATAGAGGACTTCGCTAGAGGAGAGCTTGAAGTCCTAGTTGGAGTTGCAAGTTACTATGGCGTGATAGTTAGGGGGCTAGATCTTCCTGAAAGAGTTAGGTATGCGCTCTTCGTCGCAGTACCGAAGTTTAAGTTCACATTAGACTCAAAGGAGAGCCACCCCATAAGGCTTCTTCAGATAATGTCCGTGCTACAGACGATAGTTGAAGGAGATGAGGCTTACCGCCTGGCAAGGGTGGTAGCCGACATGAGGCGTCATGCTTTAAGACTTGGGTACGAAGAAGCAAGGCTTGTAACTGATGCTCTTCGTAAGGAAGTGAAGCTTGAAGGCTACCTCGAGGAGGTACGGCAACTATTCGCTAGCGCGAGAGAGCTAATGAATGAGTTGTTGAAGCGAGAAGAGGTCAAAAAGAAGTTCCTTGAGAGCCCCGTGATAGACGTTAGGGAGATAGATGGAAAACTGTACATGTTCATACCTGACGTCATGACGTACATTCAAGCTAGTGGAAGAACATCAAGGATGTACACTGGTGGCTTAACGAAGGGGCTTAGCATAGTGATTTACCTCCCTCAGGACACTAACGCTCTCAATAATTTGATTAAGCAGACAAGAATATACATAGATGACATACAGTGGAAGCCTCTTTCTGAGGTTGATCTCGAGAGGTTGATGAAGGAGATAGATGAAGATAGGGTAAGGGTCAAGAAGGCCTTAATAGGCGAGGTCGAAGAGGTTAAAGAGCCTGTTAAGAGCGCACTAATGGTCGTTGAAAGTCCTACAAAAGCTCGCACGATAGCCAACTTCTTTGGAAGGCCATCACGAAGAATCATAGGGCCGTTAAGGGCCTTTGAAGTTTTCGCTGGAAACTTCCTCTTAAGCATAATTGCGACGAGAGGACACATATACGATTTGGTGATGGAGGATGTAGGTAGGTATGGAGTGCTACTGCTTAGCGATCGCTTCATTCCAATATACGGTACGCTAAAAAGATGTAAGAAGTGTGGGTATCAATTTACACTAGACAGTGACGTCTGTCCTAGGTGTGGGTCGAGCTCTATTGTTAAGTCAGATGACGTGGTAAGAGCTCTTAGGAGAATAGCGAATGAAGTTGATTTAGCGTTCATAGCCACGGATCCCGATGTTGAGGGCGAGAAAATAGGATGGGACGTTGCCTGTACCATCGCCCCTTACTTGAATGAAGTGAGAAGGGGTGTGTTTCATGAAGTTACGAGAAGAGCTATTTATGAGGCCTTGAACAACCCTCGAGACATAAGCATATCAATGGTCGAAGCTCAATTGGTTCGAAGAATAGAAGACAGATGGATAGGATTTAGTCTAAGTGAAAGGCTTTGGAACGTCTTTGGCAAAAAGTGGCTTGCAGCAGGTAGAGTTCAAACACCAGTCTTGGGATGGATAATCGAAAGATGCGAGGAGTGGAAGAGGAACATAACTAACTACGTGATAGTTGACGTTGAGGGAGGCTTTAGACTCTACTTCGACGTCCCCCTATCCTTTAAAGAAGTTAAGGAGCTCCAATCAAAGATTAAGGAATCCGAGGTCATAGTTGAAGACGTCGTTCTTGAAGAAGTTGAAGTGAATCCACCTCCACCCTTCACAACTGATGAGCTTCTGTACATAGCCTCGATGAAGGGCTTCACCTCAGCTGAAACCATGAAGATAGCGCAAGAATTATTCGAGATGGGTCTCATAACTTACCATAGAACTGACAGCACAACGGTCTCAGATGTGGGTAGGGCAATAGCTAGAGACTACCTTCAGGAGAGGTATGGAGATGAGTATAAGAACTGGTTTGTGCCAAGAGATTGGTTTAAAGAGGGTGCGCATGAGTGCATAAGACCCACAAGGCCCATAGATGCATCAACACTTCAACGGCTAATCATGGACGGATCCATAACGACTATAGTCCCCTTAACTATGAAGCACTATAGGCTCTACGACTTAATATTTAAGAGGTTCATAGCAAGTCAGATGAGAAGAGCATTAATCGTGAGGGCAAGGTATAAGTTTAGTCTTGAGATAAGTGGCGTGAAGTACTTTGCCGAAGAAGAGGGAATCGTCGAGATAAAGGATCCAGGATTTTACGACGTTCTAGGTTACAAGCTCCTCAACAAGCTCAATAAGGGTGATAAATGCAAGATAGAGAATGTCGAGATAAGGAGAACATCAAAAGTACCGCTATACAGGGAGGGAGACATCGTAAGACTAATGAGGGAGAGGGGCATAGGCAGACCATCGACTTACTCTAAGATCATCGAGGGACTCCTGAGACACGGCTACGTTGTCAAGAATAAATGGGGAGGTTTGATAGCAACAGCCCAAGGAAAAGAGGTTTACAAGTACCTTACAGAGAATTTTGGTGAGCTAGTGTCTGAAGAGACTACGAAAGAGCTTGAAGAAAAGATGGCTTTGATAGAAGTGGGGAAGTTAGATTATCAGCGTGTCCTTAAGGACTTAGCCGATCAGGTGAATGGACTGCTTAAGGGTGTAGAAAGGGTTGAGCTGGTCTCGAAATAG
- a CDS encoding molybdopterin-dependent oxidoreductase: MRSICPFCCLGCNLKLIIDKGAIVGIEYLSEGPNEGALCTRGNTSYEIVQHPDRLAVPLIRNDSGFKEVSWSDALKFLSERLLKIKSEHGPRSIGIVASARTSNEDCYVTQKFARTVLETPNIDNPARLTHAATLSVLAKELKYPWATCTLDSIEEADFILIAGANPFEVNPVLARRILRARDGGATIVVLDPRRTKTTWKSDLHLQVKPGSDPELFLSMLNVVSSSKLIKDEAWKVEGFQEAVKLAEEYIPEKVEAKVGISSKLVREAVLRLALSKRPIIIFSHGLTQQRRALTALRALVVLSTAVGAFSNGGLVPLTDQSNMQGSCDMGCLAEYGPGYTLVERGLTITEMIEASAKGDLKALIVIGFNLVASLPDRRLIEDALRRLDLLVVMDLFPTDTTKLAHVVLPICSWAEYDGTYTNIEGRVQRSFKAIDPLNEAKPLWLILSELARIMGAKGFNYSSWTDVFKEITLTVDQYSNLTVESVSVIGGQLVKKEIKGITSLKELKLKPESPEEASNKFVLIAGRGIHHLDTGDLTRRLSFASKEVPEPYLEISQEDALELNLKDGDVVEVKGSRGSLRVKVKVVPKGLKGVVFMPIHFPSCSPLSIANFKVHEETKAPLIKHFMVEITR, translated from the coding sequence GTGAGATCCATTTGTCCGTTTTGTTGTCTTGGGTGCAACTTGAAGCTAATAATAGATAAAGGAGCGATAGTAGGTATAGAGTACTTGAGCGAGGGGCCAAATGAGGGGGCTCTTTGTACGAGAGGAAACACCAGTTACGAAATTGTTCAACATCCTGATAGGCTTGCAGTCCCGCTCATCAGAAATGATAGTGGATTTAAGGAGGTCTCTTGGAGTGATGCCTTAAAGTTCCTATCAGAAAGATTGTTGAAGATAAAGTCGGAGCATGGTCCAAGATCGATTGGCATCGTAGCTTCAGCGAGAACGTCAAACGAAGACTGCTATGTAACTCAGAAGTTTGCTAGAACAGTTTTAGAGACTCCAAACATAGACAATCCAGCTAGGCTCACGCATGCAGCTACATTGAGCGTCCTAGCCAAGGAACTCAAGTATCCATGGGCTACGTGCACGTTAGATTCGATCGAGGAAGCAGACTTCATTCTAATAGCTGGTGCTAATCCCTTTGAGGTAAACCCTGTTTTAGCGAGGAGGATTCTGAGAGCTAGGGATGGCGGGGCAACAATAGTGGTCTTGGATCCGAGGCGTACTAAGACGACGTGGAAGTCGGATCTACATCTCCAAGTTAAGCCGGGAAGCGATCCCGAGTTATTCCTGTCAATGCTCAACGTTGTAAGTTCATCAAAGCTAATTAAGGACGAAGCCTGGAAAGTTGAAGGCTTCCAAGAAGCAGTTAAATTGGCGGAGGAGTACATTCCCGAGAAAGTAGAAGCAAAAGTGGGTATTAGCTCAAAGTTAGTAAGGGAAGCCGTTCTCAGGCTTGCACTCTCTAAGAGACCAATAATAATATTTTCTCATGGACTGACTCAGCAGAGAAGAGCTTTGACCGCCCTCAGAGCTCTTGTGGTACTCAGCACAGCTGTAGGGGCCTTTTCCAATGGCGGTCTAGTACCATTAACCGATCAAAGCAATATGCAGGGATCATGCGACATGGGTTGCTTAGCTGAGTACGGTCCAGGCTATACGTTAGTCGAGAGGGGTCTCACTATAACTGAGATGATCGAGGCTTCAGCCAAAGGAGACTTAAAGGCCCTCATAGTCATAGGCTTCAACTTAGTTGCATCATTACCTGACCGAAGGCTCATTGAGGATGCTTTAAGAAGGCTTGACTTGCTCGTGGTGATGGACCTCTTCCCTACAGATACTACAAAGCTTGCTCACGTGGTATTACCAATATGTTCATGGGCTGAGTACGACGGAACCTACACGAACATTGAGGGGAGAGTTCAAAGAAGCTTTAAGGCTATCGACCCGTTGAATGAAGCTAAACCTTTATGGTTAATTCTATCAGAACTCGCAAGGATTATGGGTGCGAAAGGCTTCAATTACTCTAGCTGGACTGATGTTTTTAAAGAGATAACGCTCACGGTAGACCAATATTCAAACTTAACCGTAGAGAGCGTATCAGTGATTGGCGGCCAGTTAGTCAAGAAGGAGATCAAAGGGATTACTAGCCTGAAAGAATTGAAGCTTAAGCCCGAATCGCCTGAAGAAGCTTCAAATAAGTTTGTCCTCATAGCCGGAAGGGGGATACACCACCTAGATACAGGTGACTTAACTCGAAGGTTAAGCTTTGCATCAAAGGAAGTACCTGAACCATACCTTGAAATCTCTCAGGAAGATGCGCTCGAACTTAACTTAAAGGATGGAGATGTCGTTGAGGTCAAGGGGTCAAGGGGGAGCTTAAGGGTTAAGGTTAAGGTGGTGCCAAAGGGCCTCAAAGGCGTAGTGTTCATGCCTATACACTTCCCAAGCTGTAGCCCACTATCAATAGCGAACTTTAAAGTGCACGAAGAAACTAAGGCCCCACTAATTAAGCACTTCATGGTAGAGATAACTAGGTGA
- a CDS encoding 4Fe-4S dicluster domain-containing protein encodes MTSQKEVKGETQHKTFASYRTSLRKVFYIDLEKCIGCKSCEAACARVHDGSPRMYIQTISEFNVPMHCQHCEVPACVEACPEKAIDISPEGFTILNEAKCVACKACIVACPFGMPRLEEEKRIVVKCDMCIERIRQGLEPACVATCTSGALMFITCIGCNICVVSCPFVKRVSIKG; translated from the coding sequence TTGACATCCCAGAAGGAGGTTAAGGGAGAAACGCAACATAAAACCTTTGCATCTTATAGAACTTCGTTAAGGAAGGTCTTTTACATAGACCTTGAGAAGTGCATAGGATGCAAGTCGTGCGAAGCTGCATGTGCTAGAGTGCATGATGGTAGCCCAAGGATGTATATCCAGACGATATCTGAATTCAATGTCCCAATGCACTGTCAACATTGTGAGGTCCCTGCTTGCGTTGAGGCGTGTCCTGAGAAGGCTATAGACATCTCGCCCGAGGGCTTCACTATACTGAATGAGGCAAAGTGTGTTGCATGTAAAGCATGCATAGTAGCATGTCCTTTTGGCATGCCCAGACTTGAAGAGGAGAAGAGAATCGTTGTTAAATGCGATATGTGTATTGAGAGGATAAGGCAAGGGCTAGAGCCAGCTTGCGTGGCTACATGCACATCAGGGGCCTTAATGTTCATAACATGTATAGGTTGTAACATATGCGTTGTTTCGTGTCCATTTGTTAAGAGGGTGAGCATTAAGGGTTGA
- the hdrC gene encoding CoB--CoM heterodisulfide reductase subunit C, with the protein MMADTKPLITRSLITLDQLNRKIPETLKETGIEKCIQCGTCTGSCPSGRRTAFRTRVVIRKALLGLREDLLKSNDIWLCTTCYTCYERCPRKISIIEAIIALRNMAAAQGFMLPRHKEISKYLVNHGHLVPINEPNKKRRAELGLSEVPPTVHSHPEALEEVKKLLEVTGFTKLVG; encoded by the coding sequence ATGATGGCGGATACCAAGCCTTTGATTACTAGAAGTCTCATAACCCTAGATCAACTTAATAGGAAAATCCCCGAGACACTTAAAGAGACTGGGATTGAAAAGTGCATTCAATGTGGCACGTGTACGGGATCATGTCCTTCAGGTAGGAGGACGGCTTTTAGGACCAGGGTCGTCATAAGAAAAGCCTTGCTTGGATTGAGAGAGGACTTACTAAAAAGCAACGATATATGGCTTTGCACTACGTGTTATACGTGCTATGAGCGATGTCCTCGGAAGATAAGCATCATCGAAGCCATCATAGCTTTAAGGAACATGGCTGCAGCTCAAGGGTTCATGCTACCTAGACATAAAGAGATATCGAAGTACCTAGTGAACCATGGGCACCTAGTGCCTATAAACGAACCTAATAAAAAGCGCAGAGCTGAATTAGGCTTATCAGAAGTTCCTCCAACTGTACACTCTCACCCTGAGGCTCTTGAAGAAGTCAAGAAGCTCCTCGAAGTCACCGGGTTTACTAAGCTCGTGGGGTGA
- the hdrB gene encoding CoB--CoM heterodisulfide reductase subunit B, protein MGELKYAFFLGCIMPNRYPGLEASVRRVFEKLGIELVDMKGASCCPAPGVVRSFKFDVWVALGARNLSIAEEMGLDIVTGCSGCYGTLRDIWYDYHEKKEIRDKVDYYLSQVGRSFKGKIKVKHVLEVLYFDVGAEKLKEFIRKPLSNVKAAVHYGCHILKPSDKRPWKEGVERPRFFDELVEVTGAKSIDWKDKFMCCGAGGGVRSGALDVALHMTKEKIENAYASGADCIVNACSFCHLQFDTGQIEINKSYGTSFSMPIVYYTQLLGLAMGLSPGELGLHQNNVSVEPLLRKLGVN, encoded by the coding sequence TTGGGTGAGCTAAAATATGCGTTCTTCTTAGGCTGCATAATGCCTAACAGGTATCCTGGACTCGAAGCTTCCGTTAGAAGGGTCTTTGAAAAACTGGGCATAGAGCTCGTAGACATGAAGGGTGCTTCGTGTTGCCCTGCCCCCGGAGTCGTGAGGTCCTTCAAGTTTGATGTATGGGTGGCATTGGGAGCTAGGAATTTATCAATAGCTGAAGAAATGGGCCTGGATATAGTCACAGGATGTAGTGGTTGTTATGGAACTCTAAGAGACATATGGTATGATTATCATGAAAAGAAGGAGATTAGAGATAAAGTCGACTACTACTTATCCCAAGTAGGTAGATCGTTTAAAGGCAAGATCAAGGTGAAACATGTTCTTGAAGTCCTATACTTCGATGTAGGAGCTGAAAAGCTTAAAGAATTCATCAGGAAACCTTTAAGCAACGTTAAGGCTGCCGTCCACTACGGGTGTCACATCCTAAAGCCGAGTGATAAAAGACCTTGGAAAGAGGGGGTTGAGAGGCCAAGATTCTTTGATGAGCTTGTAGAGGTTACTGGAGCAAAAAGCATTGATTGGAAAGACAAGTTCATGTGCTGTGGCGCTGGCGGTGGAGTTAGATCTGGAGCTTTGGACGTGGCCCTGCATATGACGAAAGAAAAGATCGAGAATGCTTATGCTAGCGGAGCTGATTGCATAGTTAACGCATGTTCATTTTGCCACCTTCAATTTGATACAGGTCAGATAGAGATAAACAAAAGTTATGGCACTTCATTTAGCATGCCAATAGTCTACTATACACAGCTTTTAGGTTTAGCAATGGGTCTAAGCCCCGGAGAGCTCGGTTTACATCAAAACAATGTTAGTGTCGAACCTCTATTAAGGAAATTGGGAGTGAACTAG
- a CDS encoding 4Fe-4S dicluster domain-containing protein, translated as MAVSHKIEEFRKALLEFVKRGTIASEAVIEVPELLYGFGKPIYDSEKCYGCAACTIQCLGGALRLIETQDRRRIYMDYWRCIACEECAIKCPKEAVKVERVFDLSSFLSDEPLLLIDVELKRCMICGRSISSIKQINEVHDLIKHLPLPKTHIDRIGLLCENCKKVVAAKSLLRSRGAKIG; from the coding sequence ATGGCTGTTTCGCATAAAATCGAAGAGTTTAGAAAAGCCCTCTTAGAGTTTGTTAAGAGAGGTACCATAGCATCTGAGGCGGTTATAGAGGTACCTGAGTTACTGTACGGTTTTGGCAAGCCCATCTATGACTCAGAGAAGTGCTATGGATGTGCAGCTTGTACGATCCAATGCTTAGGCGGGGCTTTGAGACTTATTGAAACTCAGGATAGGAGGAGGATATACATGGATTACTGGAGGTGCATAGCTTGTGAAGAGTGCGCTATTAAATGCCCCAAGGAAGCCGTAAAGGTTGAGAGAGTTTTCGATTTATCAAGTTTTTTAAGCGATGAGCCTCTCCTCCTAATTGATGTTGAGCTCAAGAGGTGCATGATATGTGGAAGATCTATTTCCTCAATTAAGCAAATAAATGAAGTACATGATCTGATTAAACACTTACCCTTACCTAAGACCCACATCGACAGGATTGGTCTTCTTTGTGAAAACTGTAAGAAGGTTGTTGCAGCTAAATCATTATTGAGGAGTAGGGGGGCTAAGATTGGATAG